In Syngnathus scovelli strain Florida chromosome 10, RoL_Ssco_1.2, whole genome shotgun sequence, the following are encoded in one genomic region:
- the pdcb gene encoding phosducin b — protein MCDQIDLEETATHTGPKGVINDWRRFKLESMEQENLPPAKRELLRQMSSPHRTKEDSRANLNRKMSVQEYEMLKEEDEGCLKKYRKRCMQEMHEKLSFGPKFEGVHDLDSGEAFLEVIEKEHHSTVVVVHIYKIGIKGCEELNNCLDCLAAEYPTVKFCRIDAVSSGAAERFSDEVLPTLLVYKAGELLGNFLACMQHLNEEFFATDVETFLNSYGLLPEKELPVLDDEEEQDVE, from the exons ATGTGTGACCAGATTGACCTGGAAGAAACGGCAACCCACACGG GTCCCAAGGGTGTTATCAATGACTGGAGGAGGTTCAAGTTggagagcatggagcaggaaaaCCTGCCTCCCGCAAAACGGGAACTGCTCCGACAAATGTCATCCCCTCATCGGACAAAGGAGGACTCCAGGGCAAATCTTAACCGCAAG ATGAGCGTGCAAGAGTACGAAATGCTCAAGGAAGAAGACGAGGGCTGTCTTAAAAAATACAGAAAGCGCTGCATGCAGGAGATGCACGAAAAGCTCAGCTTTGGTCCCAAGTTTGAAGGAGTCCACGACCTGGACAGCGGGGAGGCCTTCCTGGAAGTCATCGAGAAGGAACATCACAGCACGGTGGTGGTGGTCCACATCTACAAGATCGGAATCAAAGGCTGCGAAGAGCTCAACAACTGCCTCGACTGTCTGGCCGCAGAATATCCCACCGTTAAGTTCTGCAGGATTGACGCCGTTTCCTCGGGTGCCGCTGAGAGATTCTCAGATGAGGTGTTGCCTACGCTTTTGGTCTACAAGGCAGGCGAACTGCTCGGGAACTTCTTGGCATGCATGCAGCACTTAAACGAGGAGTTCTTTGCCACAGATGTGGAGACCTTCCTCAACAGTTACGGTTTGCTGCCGGAGAAAGAGCTGCCGGTGctggatgatgaagaggagcagGATGTGGAGTAA